The Nocardioides pantholopis genome window below encodes:
- a CDS encoding EamA family transporter — protein sequence MPLSETLRTARPARPPAPRSPALLVIACTALAPAAWGTTYAVTTELLPPDRPLLAALLRSLPGGLLLVALTRILPRGAWWWKAAALGTLNFGAFFPLLFVSAERLPGGVAATVGAIQPVIVAGLAVAVLHEAPSAWRTGWALAGAAGVGLVVLGPTAALDPVGVLAGLAGAASMALGVTLTKRWGRPAGVGPLTLAGWQLSAGGLVLLPLAIAVEGPPPHLDGPAVLGYLWLGTVGGFVAYAVWFRGIGLLPVTATALLGLLSPLVAAAIGVAALGESLTAVQLAGFAVALTALVAGQRTAPATRPPGPAR from the coding sequence CCTCTCCGAGACCCTGAGGACGGCCCGGCCGGCCCGGCCACCGGCTCCCCGCAGCCCGGCCCTCCTCGTGATCGCCTGCACCGCGCTGGCGCCCGCGGCGTGGGGCACCACCTACGCGGTGACGACCGAGCTGCTGCCGCCCGACCGCCCGCTGCTCGCCGCCCTGCTGCGCTCGCTCCCCGGCGGTCTTCTGCTCGTCGCGCTGACCCGGATCCTGCCCCGCGGTGCCTGGTGGTGGAAGGCAGCGGCTCTCGGCACCCTCAACTTCGGCGCCTTCTTCCCTCTGCTGTTCGTGTCGGCCGAGCGGCTTCCCGGCGGGGTGGCTGCCACCGTGGGAGCGATCCAGCCGGTGATCGTCGCGGGCCTCGCCGTCGCGGTCCTCCACGAGGCCCCGTCGGCCTGGCGGACCGGCTGGGCCCTCGCCGGCGCCGCCGGGGTCGGGCTGGTCGTGCTCGGACCGACGGCCGCGCTCGACCCAGTCGGCGTCCTCGCCGGGCTCGCGGGCGCCGCCTCCATGGCCCTCGGCGTGACCCTCACCAAGCGCTGGGGCCGACCGGCGGGCGTCGGGCCGCTGACCCTCGCCGGGTGGCAGCTCTCGGCCGGCGGCCTCGTCCTGCTCCCGCTGGCGATCGCGGTCGAGGGGCCGCCCCCGCACCTCGACGGACCGGCGGTCCTCGGCTACCTGTGGCTGGGCACCGTCGGCGGCTTCGTCGCGTACGCCGTGTGGTTCCGCGGGATCGGCCTGCTGCCGGTCACCGCGACCGCACTCCTCGGCCTGCTCTCCCCGCTCGTGGCCGCGGCCATCGGCGTGGCGGCCCTGGGCGAGTCGCTGACGGCCGTCCAGCTCGCCGGCTTCGCCGTGGCGCTGACCGCGCTCGTCGCCGGGCAACGCACCGCACCGGCCACCCGGCCACCCGGCCCGGCCCGCTAG
- a CDS encoding DUF3108 domain-containing protein: MSTIHTGRIDYQGDTGLRGRESFSITCADDGTRTLQAHCRMFDSRVERWVVHTVDPRMRPLRSFVSQRIAGEFLGEGWFTFAPGRLTGRSVVRGRGEVHQEVDIEGELDYFVPHAVAGDSWITPCHDRSVEGWQDVRNGFTSSLLPDGSTGPMIEQHRGLRQILLGEETVQVPAGEFRTEHFVVSARPGVEEHLWVTADDISMLVKLRSDRLATTYVLAEHRVDDAWQ, translated from the coding sequence GTGAGCACGATCCACACCGGACGCATCGACTACCAGGGCGACACGGGCCTGCGCGGGCGGGAGTCCTTCTCGATCACCTGCGCCGACGACGGCACCCGGACCCTGCAGGCGCACTGCCGGATGTTCGACAGCCGGGTGGAGCGGTGGGTGGTGCACACCGTGGACCCGCGGATGCGCCCGCTGCGCTCCTTCGTCAGCCAGCGGATCGCCGGGGAGTTCCTCGGCGAGGGCTGGTTCACCTTCGCCCCGGGCCGGCTCACCGGCCGCAGCGTGGTGCGCGGGCGGGGTGAGGTGCACCAGGAGGTCGACATCGAGGGCGAGCTGGACTACTTCGTGCCGCACGCCGTGGCCGGGGACTCCTGGATCACCCCCTGCCACGACCGGTCAGTCGAGGGCTGGCAGGACGTGCGCAACGGGTTCACGTCCTCGCTGCTGCCGGACGGGTCGACCGGGCCGATGATCGAGCAGCACCGTGGACTGCGCCAGATCCTCCTCGGCGAGGAGACGGTCCAGGTGCCGGCCGGCGAGTTCCGCACCGAGCACTTCGTGGTGAGCGCACGCCCGGGGGTCGAGGAGCACCTGTGGGTCACGGCCGATGACATCTCGATGCTGGTGAAGCTGCGCTCGGACCGGC